AGATAGAGGTGAGAGGTCTGGAAAGCATTAAGAAGCTTAGGAGCAACGAGAGCAGGGAGATTGAATTCGAAATAATGCCCCTTAGGAAGGGGGACATCGAGGTCAATTTCAGCCTTTCCTGTCGTCCGGTACTATCTGAGGACACCTTCGGTCTGGAGTCCTCATTCCAGCTGGAAGCCGAGTAACTACTCCAGAGAGCTGGGTAGCGTTTCTTCCACACTTTTGACAAGACGACCGTTAATGATCATGTCCCTTATCCATTCGATTTCCTTGCTCAAGGGACGGTCTTCTATCACCCTTTCAACACCACTCCTGATGAATGAAAGTGCCTCTCTGGAACCAAGGCCGGGCCTCATGCTGTGAAATTCCAGGGCTTGGGCAGCACACAGAAGCTCGATAGCGACCACCAACTCGGCGTTTCCCGTTATCCTCTCCAGCTTCTCGGCGGCGATGGACCCCATGCTGTTGAAATCCTCCTGATTGGCACTGGTAGGAATTGAATCCGCCGAGGCGCTGTTCGCCATAAGCTTGCTCTCGCTGGTGAGAGCGGCCGCGACATACTGGGTTATCATCAATCCCGAGTCCGCACCTTCATCGCGGGTTAGGAAGCGAGGCAGACCGCTCAACTTGCCGTCCAGCAACCGCGCGATCCTCCTCTCGGAAAAGGAAGCGATCTCGTGGACCGCTAGGCCCATTGCATCAAGGGGGAGGGCAAGTGGCTCGCCATGGAAGTTACCTCCTGAGAGAGCCTCCCCATCGAAGATCAGCGGATTGTCCGTGGCGCTGTTCATCTCGATCTCCAGTACCTCTTTCCCTCTTGCGAGGGAATCCATCACGGCACCTAGCACCTGGGGTCCGCACCTCAAGGTGTAGGCGTCCTGCACCTTGAGGCATTCCCTATGGGATGCGACGATCTCGCTCTCCTCAAGAAGCAAACGGAGATTCCGGGCTACCGCTAACGGTCCAGGGTGTGGCCTCACCTTGAATAGACGCTCGTCGAAGGCGTGGTCCGTTCCGGAAAGTGATTCCAGGGACATGGCAAGGGCGATCTGGGCCGCCTTCAGGAGCAGAAGGGCCCTATTCAAACAAATGCATCCTATGGCACACATGAACTGGGTCCCGTTGATGAGAGCCAAGCCCTCCTTTGCCTGCAACTCAATTGGATTCAGTCCTACAGTCTCAAGGGCTTGGCCACCGAGGAGCCTCTCACCCTCCGCCCAGGCTTCACCCTCGCCCATTATCACCAACGCGATGTGAGCCAGTGGAACCAGGTCCCCAGAAGACCCAACTGATCCCTTTCGAGGGACAAAGGGTATCACATCCCTGTTGATCATCTCCACTATGAGATCGACGAGTTCAAGCCTCACCCCTGAGTAACCCTTTGCCAGTGCGTTGGCTCTGAGAAGCATCATGGCCTTCGTGGTCTCCTTGGGTAGCGGTTCGCCAACACCAGCTGCGGTTGACCGAACCAGATTCCTCTGGAGTGTTGTGATCAGATCTCTCGGGATCACCACATTCTCGAACTCGCCCACACCCGTGTTCACGCCGTACGCGATCTCTCCGCTTTCCAGGATACTATCAAGGCTTTTCCTGCTTCTCGCGATTCTTGTTCTGGCCTCATCTGAGACAAGGACGGTCGCCTCTCCCCTAGAGACCATTATTAACATCTCTAGAGTGAGATTCTCCCCGTCGATCACCACAGTGTCCATGGTAACACGTAATGATTAGGGAGAAAGAGAAGAAAAAACAATCGGGGGCATTGGCCCCTTCGGGTTTCACTCGCTGGGCCGGGTGTTAACGGGCACGAACTTGTAGCCGTAGTGGATCACACCGCCGGGACCCTCGTCCCCCAGCTTGCGCAGTGTGGACCTAACCCTCATCCCGATGTCAACTTCCGTTGGTTCGCAGTCGATGACCTGGGCTGTGATCATGATGCCCTCGTCCAGCTTGATCATGGCCATGACGTAAGGCTTCAGTATCTCCAGCTGCGACGGTGCATCATGCACCACCGAGTACGAGAAGATCTCCCCTTCGCCCTTGAGGCGGACCTTCTCCATCTTCCCGATGGATTTTCGACGACAGTCGGGGCATACGGACCGTGGAGGGAAGAACATCTTGCCGCAACTCCCGCATCTCGAACCCATTAGGTTGTACCTGCTGGGGTTGTCCCTCCAGTATCTTGGTGCTGGCATCTAGACCACCCCCAATATGTGAACAACGACTGTCGACCCCGTTCCTCCCACGTTCTGGGCGAGGCCGATCTTCGCACCATCGACCTGACGCTTGTCCGCCTCTCCTCTGAGCTGGGCGACTATCTCCACCGCTTGGGCCACGCCTGTCGCGCCAATAGGATCTCCGCGCGCTTTAAGTCCACCTGAGGTGTTGATCGGAATCTTACCACCAAGCTCGGTCTGACCTTCCTCAGTCGCCTGGCCTCCCTTGCCCTTCTTAAAGAATCCAAGGTCCTCGATCGCCAGGATCTCAGAGATGGTGAAGTTGTCGTTGACCTCCGCCACATCGATATCACTTGCTTTGATACCCGCCATCTCGTAGGCATTCCTTGCGGCCACGGCTGTCGCTTCGAAACTGCAGATGTCCTTCCGATGGTGCAGGGCGAGAGTGTCACTTGCCTGAGCTGATGAGAGTATCTTGACTGGTTTATCGGTGTATTTCTCGGCGGTCTCCATGGCACACAGGACCACGGCAGCCGCACCGTCGGAGTTCGGAGCGCAGTCGAACATGCCTAGAGGCTCGGCCACGGGGGACGAGTGAAGGACCGTCCCGAGCTTGATCTCCCGCCTGAACTGGGCTTTGGGGTTCAACGAGCCGTGCTTGTGATTCTTTACCGCAACTTGGGCTATCTGCTCCCTGGTGGTACCGTACTCGAACATGTGCCGGCGGGCGATGATGGCGTGAAGCGAGGCAAAGGTGGCCCCCATGATGGACTCCCACTGCTGATCCGCAGCCGTAGCCTGGATGGCATTGGAAGCCACGTCCCCTACGTCGGTCATCTTCTCCGCACCGCCAACCACCACAATATCGTGAATGCCTGAAGCGACGGCCATGTATCCCTGCCTGAGAGCTAGCCCACCAGATGCTCCAGCCGCCTCGATCCGGGTGGCCGGGATGTGATCCCTGGCCAT
This region of Methanomassiliicoccales archaeon genomic DNA includes:
- the hutH gene encoding histidine ammonia-lyase; protein product: MDTVVIDGENLTLEMLIMVSRGEATVLVSDEARTRIARSRKSLDSILESGEIAYGVNTGVGEFENVVIPRDLITTLQRNLVRSTAAGVGEPLPKETTKAMMLLRANALAKGYSGVRLELVDLIVEMINRDVIPFVPRKGSVGSSGDLVPLAHIALVIMGEGEAWAEGERLLGGQALETVGLNPIELQAKEGLALINGTQFMCAIGCICLNRALLLLKAAQIALAMSLESLSGTDHAFDERLFKVRPHPGPLAVARNLRLLLEESEIVASHRECLKVQDAYTLRCGPQVLGAVMDSLARGKEVLEIEMNSATDNPLIFDGEALSGGNFHGEPLALPLDAMGLAVHEIASFSERRIARLLDGKLSGLPRFLTRDEGADSGLMITQYVAAALTSESKLMANSASADSIPTSANQEDFNSMGSIAAEKLERITGNAELVVAIELLCAAQALEFHSMRPGLGSREALSFIRSGVERVIEDRPLSKEIEWIRDMIINGRLVKSVEETLPSSLE
- a CDS encoding Zn-ribbon domain-containing OB-fold protein, which codes for MPAPRYWRDNPSRYNLMGSRCGSCGKMFFPPRSVCPDCRRKSIGKMEKVRLKGEGEIFSYSVVHDAPSQLEILKPYVMAMIKLDEGIMITAQVIDCEPTEVDIGMRVRSTLRKLGDEGPGGVIHYGYKFVPVNTRPSE
- a CDS encoding thiolase domain-containing protein — encoded protein: MREVAIIGIGITRFGEVWDRSFRDIGIEAGLAAVYDANLSGEEIDALYVGNMSAGRFIDQEHIGALIADYSGMARDHIPATRIEAAGASGGLALRQGYMAVASGIHDIVVVGGAEKMTDVGDVASNAIQATAADQQWESIMGATFASLHAIIARRHMFEYGTTREQIAQVAVKNHKHGSLNPKAQFRREIKLGTVLHSSPVAEPLGMFDCAPNSDGAAAVVLCAMETAEKYTDKPVKILSSAQASDTLALHHRKDICSFEATAVAARNAYEMAGIKASDIDVAEVNDNFTISEILAIEDLGFFKKGKGGQATEEGQTELGGKIPINTSGGLKARGDPIGATGVAQAVEIVAQLRGEADKRQVDGAKIGLAQNVGGTGSTVVVHILGVV